The following DNA comes from Miscanthus floridulus cultivar M001 chromosome 5, ASM1932011v1, whole genome shotgun sequence.
AGGACATTTGATCCGAGAAACAAGAAATGCATAGGAATAAAAGAGAGCAAAACATGTTTAAATGCTTTGAAGCCATTACATTAAATATGAAATTGACAGGACACACTTATGGCTCTTTGATTTTTAAACTATATAAAGCAACTTAGTAACACAAGTATGATAGCATGGATACCGACCACCCAAACATTAAATAGGACTTGCCACCATTCAAAGTTCCAACTTTACCATGGATATGCTTAACATCTAATGGTACACCCTCTTAATAAAATTGGAGGGAAGGATTGATTGATGCAAGAACATGGAGGACACCAGTGATTTTGTGCTGCGAAGAGCCAGCGTTTTAAATCTGAATTTTTTAATACAAAAAACAGTACATAGCATGATCCCTAGACTGGCACCATGATTGATCATGGTCACCACGATTCAGTTCCAACTGCATGTAACCGAGAACTTAGCCACTTCTTGTAATTAAACGGCTTCAAAGCAACTGAATAAAACAAAAAATCTGGATAATGCATAAGACCTATCTAACAAAAACCACAAAAGAAAAGTCGGTGTTCACTTCATAAAGTTGCAGGCAGAAATCCATATGGAAGAGCAAAGAAGTTTCAAATGCATGATCTTGTGAGAGAGATATAACAATATCAAAGCTGAGAAGTTCTCTGTTCTTAACTTCTTATGGATGATCCTCGTGCAACAGAACTTGGTGGTGAAGCGCATTACATTTCCGAAAAGATGGGATACTGTAGAAGCTGGTGTTGGTGCTGAAACCATCCGACCCTTATTTTTCATTTGATAAGGAGTTAGCACTGTCTGAACCCTTATTTCATTTGAATATGTTCGAATATGTGCATGGGAACGGTCTTTCTCCCACtggacaagtttttttttttaaaaaaaaaataagaaaaaaaacattCATTTTGGTGTCGGTGGTATTGCTGTTGCATGTGTGGTGGCTGGTGGAGGGGCAGGACAGTGTACTCTttttgtactccctctgtccattgAAGTGAGCCAGATTCTGGGGGAGACAAGCCTTGTAAATTGGTACAGATCAGCACCATCTTAAAAGTACTTCGAATACTAATCTATTGGTACAATTTTAATATACTAAGCATGCATATAATTTGACTAATTGTTGGTCAAAACTTGTAAAAAGATTGACTTTTCCCTAGTCCATAGTTAAAATAGACCTTAAATTGAAGGACAGAGGGACTGAGTGAGTACTTGCATTGCGACTTGGAATGGTCTGTATGTTGCAAGTTCAATATTTTGAAACAAATACAAATGTGAACTTTTCTTTTTAACTTGTCTACTTGTCTCCTAGTGTGGAACTATCAAAGTCTACATTACAGACAGCCAATTCTATATCTACAGTCTTTCCAGCTTGCACATTTGTAAACTGAATTTTCTCTATTATTAACTCTAACTGTGTAAAGAATTCGACGCATATTTCTCTTCATTATATTTTTAAGATATAACACATATTTGGCTTGCATCTAACCTGTTGATGGTTGTcgcatttcatatatatagttGGACAAAAGTCAAATTCAAACACATATACTGAAAACGAAATAGGTGCCCAGCAAAACAATCTTTTGTAGTGTGAATACTGAAACCAATGCTAAATTATGTATATGAAACCATCTTAGGTTAGCACAAGGTTGTCTACCGACCAAAATTTGTAACTTCTTGCAAGCAATCATATAGAGATGACAAAAAGAGCATGCAAGTGATGTTCTTACAGAAGAATATATATTTCATGGCAAGCTAGTACCTAAACTTCAGATGGTGTCTTTGCATCAATTGACAGGGCGTGCAACCCAGTCTTGAGCTCCTCCTGCAGGAGATCATAGACAGCCCTGTGCCTCTTGAGCAAGCTCTTCCCCTCAAACTCCTTGGACACTACCCTCACATTGAAATGTGTCTCCCCGTTGCTCCCAGCAACCCCAGCATGGCCCTTGTGGAGGTGCGATATGTCTTCAATCTCCAACTCCACTGGAGAAAGTGCCCTCTCCAAACTCTCTCTTATCCTTTCCTTCCTCCCACCGCTCACAGCACCATTCCCTtctgcatcaagtggcacttcaCCCAATTGTCCATCCTCGTCACGCCTCTCTGCCTCCTCTGGCCTTTCCTCTTCTTGCACCCCGAAAGCTGCAAATTCAGGATCTTTCTCGTCCACTCCACGCGGTTCAGCAGCCTCTTGGACTGATTGCTGACTTGTGGTCGAGTCACCACCGGCGATCTCAAGTGCCTTGCGCTTCATGAGGTTGAGCATGTTGAGCAGGCCGCTGTTCCTGGAGGGCGAGAGGCTCTGCCTGATCCCGAGCAGCTCGATGAACTCGACGGGCACCCTGGCCACATCCGCGGCGGGCGCGCCAGAGAGCCCCAGAACGAGCAGTGCGGCGAGGCCCTTGGTGAGCTGCGCGTCGGAGTCGGCGTGGAACCTGACGCTGCGGCCGCCTCCGTCGCCCTCGTCCGGCTCGGCGTGGACCCAGACCTGTGAGACGCACCCCCGGACGCGGTTGGCATCGGTCTTGAGGGCCGGGTCCATGGGCGGCAGGCGCGCGGCGTAGGCGAGGAGCTGCTTGTACCGGGTGCGCGCGTCCGGGACGGACTGGAAGAGGCCGACAATGTCGCGGAGCGCTGGGGGCAGTTGCGCCGGGTCGACAGAGCCGGAGCCGGAGGGAGAGGAGGTAGTGGTGGATGGGGACGGGGAGGCGGCAGACCGGGCTGTGAGGCGCTGGAAGGAGATGGGGGAGGAGAGGGTGAGGCGGTGGGGGCGGGGAAGGAAGGGCATGGAAATACGGTtggaagaggaggagaggaggcgcAGCGGGGCCCCGGCGGCGGCAGTGCTGGCGGCGGAGGCCATGAGTGGGGCGACGAGGGAGGATTGTTCCAGTATACGGTGGTCTGGTCTCGAGAAGAGGAGAGAACAAAATTTGATTCTTCGGgagagaaaagaaaggaaaaattgGAGTGGGGGATGGCGGAGCCGCGGAGGCCTGCGGAGTGCGGAGGGCCAGCAAACGGGCCACGCAACTGCATAGGCTCGTAGGCCTGGGATGCTCTGCACACATCTTGattattgatttttttttcaatatAAGAACTTCCATTAATTAAGGTAGTGTTTGACATAGGATTTTAAGAATCCAGATAGAAAAATCTCAAAATCCAAGAATCCCATCCAAACACAGTAGGAGTCTAGATAATTTAACACAGGCACAGAATAAAAAAAACAGAATCCTGATTTTAAAATcccatccaaacaccccctaaaagcATCTTATACACGGTTTAGGCCGGGGGGCTAGTATACATATTCGAGAGAGCCTGCTGTACTGGCATCCAGAATAGTGCAGATGGTAGGAGTAGAGATGGTAATAGCCCCGGTTCCTGATTCTTCCCGGGAAATTTCTCAATTAGAGAACGGTGGATAGGATCAATTTAATTTTTACAGGGATTGATAGCGTAGAcccgtctaatttataagagcacgagTATAATGATAGCTCGCAAAtagtcacactatcatacttaagCCTATATAAActcagtagtccgtcgagtaacACGAAGGGTCTTGATTAACCGTCAACATACAACCGAGATCGTACATAATTCAAcagacatgtcacatgttacatcagttCATAAATACAACGTCATACATCAGACTACGATTAAGAGTTATTATAAACCATGTTCAAATAAAATAGTCGCGAAAGTAATTAAGTTTGAAAACTAACACCTCACATCATTGTTCCAATACAGTGCCAGTCCATAATCACAACCACAAAAGCATGATAGAAGGAATTAACGAGAGACACCttgcccagggccctactcctcgtccacggcaggacagaagcagttcttacagtagccatgatagactgtaccatctgcaacaagtgagaaataaaccctgagtatgagaaggtactcagctagacttacccgtcataaaccaaaaagaaagtgactccaaggatcatgcaaggctttataagtggatctagcttgacaatattttgcataaaaagctactAATTCATTTATacatttataattcggtcatcaagttaattatacctattcatctctagat
Coding sequences within:
- the LOC136451921 gene encoding sufE-like protein 1, chloroplastic/mitochondrial; its protein translation is MASAASTAAAGAPLRLLSSSSNRISMPFLPRPHRLTLSSPISFQRLTARSAASPSPSTTTSSPSGSGSVDPAQLPPALRDIVGLFQSVPDARTRYKQLLAYAARLPPMDPALKTDANRVRGCVSQVWVHAEPDEGDGGGRSVRFHADSDAQLTKGLAALLVLGLSGAPAADVARVPVEFIELLGIRQSLSPSRNSGLLNMLNLMKRKALEIAGGDSTTSQQSVQEAAEPRGVDEKDPEFAAFGVQEEERPEEAERRDEDGQLGEVPLDAEGNGAVSGGRKERIRESLERALSPVELEIEDISHLHKGHAGVAGSNGETHFNVRVVSKEFEGKSLLKRHRAVYDLLQEELKTGLHALSIDAKTPSEV